The following proteins come from a genomic window of Streptomyces sp. GS7:
- a CDS encoding ATP-binding cassette domain-containing protein, whose product MVAPQLLALRGIFKRFGAVQALADVELEVRAGEVVALVGDNGAGKSTLIKVIAGVDAADAGVIEWHGRPVQITRPHDARELGIATVYQDLALCDNLDVVGNLFLGREICRAGVLDEVEMERRTLELLDTLAIRMPSVRLPVASLSGGQRQTVAIARSLLGEPRMVLLDEPTASLGIEQTAQVLDLVDQLRERGLGVLLISHNLGDVKAVADWIAVLRLGRNNGFFNVMTTSQEQIISSITGATDNAVTRRKAPGWEVER is encoded by the coding sequence ATGGTCGCACCGCAACTGCTGGCGCTGCGCGGGATCTTCAAGCGATTCGGCGCCGTGCAGGCCCTCGCGGACGTCGAGTTGGAGGTCCGCGCCGGGGAGGTCGTCGCGCTCGTGGGCGACAACGGCGCGGGCAAGTCCACACTGATCAAGGTGATCGCCGGGGTCGACGCGGCCGATGCGGGCGTCATCGAGTGGCACGGCCGGCCGGTCCAGATCACCCGGCCGCACGACGCCCGGGAACTGGGCATCGCCACCGTCTACCAGGACCTCGCGCTGTGCGACAACCTCGATGTGGTCGGCAACCTCTTCCTCGGCCGGGAGATCTGCCGGGCCGGCGTGCTGGACGAGGTGGAGATGGAGCGCCGCACCCTGGAACTGCTCGACACCCTCGCCATCCGGATGCCCAGTGTGCGCCTCCCGGTCGCCTCGCTCTCCGGCGGCCAGCGGCAGACCGTCGCGATCGCCCGCTCGCTGCTGGGCGAGCCCCGGATGGTGCTGCTGGACGAGCCCACCGCGTCCCTGGGCATCGAGCAGACCGCCCAGGTCCTCGACCTCGTGGACCAGCTGCGCGAACGCGGCCTGGGGGTACTGCTGATCAGCCACAACCTGGGGGACGTCAAGGCGGTCGCGGACTGGATCGCGGTACTGCGGCTGGGCCGCAACAACGGCTTCTTCAACGTCATGACCACGTCCCAGGAACAGATCATCTCCTCCATCACCGGGGCCACCGACAACGCGGTGACCCGGCGCAAGGCACCCGGCTGGGAGGTGGAGCGATGA
- a CDS encoding terpene synthase family protein, whose amino-acid sequence MPRSYELPALEMPLPEYGVAAAVDAAETDMWNWLESHRLLDDAVRRERLVRTGPHYTTALYYPHAGADRLTVVNRYMALAFLVDDFDEEISAQDDASVSEYCEDLVAVACGTRPPSNGAGRAMADVIGTLSQGRSLAWCEAVMHSVAQWLRTYPVQVRLARAGKSMPLHQYVAHRRHGVGEIPFLHMHEYVQDVDLPARVRNLPALVYARNRASEWIGLLNDVFSLEKEEAVSYPHNAVLLVRQQRGLGTQDAVDVVNGVLSGLLAQFDAACRTIPGQVRAVVNDDSPVVDDVMRIVEGYRHVVRGNFDYHYASARFTTRYELAQ is encoded by the coding sequence ATGCCTCGCTCCTATGAACTACCTGCCTTGGAAATGCCGCTTCCCGAGTACGGGGTCGCTGCTGCCGTGGACGCGGCAGAAACGGACATGTGGAACTGGCTAGAAAGCCACCGTCTGCTCGACGATGCGGTCCGGCGGGAACGCCTGGTCCGTACGGGACCGCACTACACGACGGCCCTCTACTACCCCCACGCCGGCGCAGACCGGCTGACGGTGGTGAACCGTTACATGGCGCTGGCATTCCTCGTGGATGATTTCGATGAAGAAATCAGTGCCCAGGATGACGCCTCGGTCTCGGAGTATTGCGAAGATCTGGTCGCCGTCGCCTGCGGGACTCGCCCTCCCAGCAATGGTGCCGGGCGAGCCATGGCAGATGTGATCGGAACTTTGTCGCAGGGCCGCTCATTGGCTTGGTGCGAGGCGGTGATGCATTCGGTTGCCCAATGGCTGAGGACCTATCCGGTGCAGGTCCGTTTAGCCCGCGCCGGGAAAAGCATGCCCCTGCACCAGTACGTGGCACACCGCCGGCACGGTGTGGGTGAGATTCCCTTCCTGCACATGCACGAGTATGTGCAGGACGTCGACCTGCCAGCTCGAGTCCGGAACCTTCCTGCCCTGGTCTACGCGAGGAATCGGGCCAGCGAGTGGATCGGCCTACTTAACGACGTCTTCTCCCTGGAGAAAGAAGAAGCCGTCAGTTATCCGCACAACGCGGTCCTCCTGGTCCGTCAACAGCGTGGCCTCGGCACCCAGGACGCTGTCGACGTCGTCAACGGTGTACTCAGCGGGCTCTTGGCCCAGTTCGATGCAGCCTGCCGAACGATCCCGGGACAGGTCCGTGCAGTCGTCAATGACGATTCGCCCGTCGTGGACGACGTCATGCGAATCGTCGAAGGATACCGGCACGTGGTCCGCGGCAACTTCGACTACCACTACGCCAGCGCCCGTTTCACGACCCGTTACGAGCTAGCGCAGTAA
- a CDS encoding amino acid permease has protein sequence MTRSITRSPQGSPQAVQDSAPALSHGLKQRHLSMIALGGVIGAGLFVGSGAGIAAAGPAIVLLFAGTGALVMLIMRMLGEMSAARPSTGSFSVHSEQELGLWAGTVSGWMYWLMLCAGVAAEATAAGGIMHTWAPFLPAYGWVAVFMVFFCASNLTAVKNFGEFEFWFAAIKVTVIVAFLVLGVLGILGVFGKAPGTHHLTGHGGFFPTGAAGLAAGLLTTISGFAGLETVTIAAAESDQPSRNVARAVRTAVWRIAVFYIGSMAVVVTLVPWNDPKVATDGPYVTVLDRLGIPAAGTIMQVVVLVALLSAMNANIYGSSRMAYSLVSRGLGPRFLGKVTRGTPAAAVLASCVFGFAAVIAGIIWPTTVFTWLLNIAGCSVLVVWSIVCLTQLKMRRRLEREAPELLSVRMWGFPYLTWLALAAILGVFAVMAATSDGLQQLAGTAVVVAALAGAAHLKRRRDQRTVPTP, from the coding sequence ATGACTCGGAGTATCACCCGGTCACCCCAGGGCTCCCCGCAGGCCGTGCAGGATTCTGCGCCCGCCCTGTCGCACGGCCTCAAGCAGCGCCATCTGTCGATGATCGCGCTCGGCGGGGTCATCGGCGCCGGCCTCTTCGTGGGCTCCGGCGCCGGCATCGCCGCGGCGGGGCCGGCCATCGTCCTCCTCTTCGCGGGGACCGGCGCGCTGGTCATGCTGATCATGCGGATGCTCGGCGAGATGTCCGCGGCCCGGCCCTCCACCGGCTCCTTCTCGGTGCACTCCGAGCAGGAACTCGGTCTCTGGGCGGGGACCGTCTCGGGCTGGATGTACTGGCTGATGCTCTGCGCCGGCGTGGCCGCCGAGGCCACCGCCGCGGGCGGCATCATGCACACCTGGGCGCCGTTCCTCCCCGCCTACGGCTGGGTGGCGGTCTTCATGGTGTTCTTCTGCGCCAGCAACCTGACCGCGGTGAAGAACTTCGGCGAGTTCGAGTTCTGGTTCGCCGCCATCAAGGTCACCGTGATCGTCGCCTTCCTGGTGCTGGGCGTGCTCGGCATCCTGGGAGTGTTCGGGAAGGCACCCGGCACCCACCACCTCACCGGCCACGGCGGCTTCTTCCCGACCGGCGCGGCCGGGCTCGCCGCCGGGCTGCTGACCACCATCTCCGGATTCGCCGGCCTGGAGACCGTCACCATCGCGGCGGCGGAGTCCGACCAGCCGAGCCGCAACGTGGCCCGTGCCGTGCGTACCGCGGTCTGGCGCATCGCCGTCTTCTACATCGGCTCCATGGCCGTGGTCGTCACCCTGGTGCCGTGGAACGACCCGAAGGTCGCCACCGACGGCCCGTACGTCACCGTGCTCGACCGGCTCGGCATCCCGGCAGCCGGAACGATCATGCAGGTCGTCGTGCTGGTGGCACTGCTCTCGGCGATGAACGCCAACATCTACGGCTCGTCCCGCATGGCGTACTCCCTCGTCAGCCGGGGACTGGGCCCGCGCTTCCTGGGCAAGGTCACCAGGGGCACCCCGGCGGCGGCGGTGCTGGCATCCTGCGTGTTCGGCTTCGCGGCCGTGATCGCCGGGATCATCTGGCCGACCACCGTGTTCACCTGGCTGCTGAACATCGCCGGCTGCTCGGTGCTGGTCGTCTGGTCCATCGTCTGCCTCACCCAGCTGAAGATGCGCCGCCGCCTGGAGCGCGAGGCACCGGAACTGCTCTCGGTGCGGATGTGGGGCTTCCCCTATCTCACCTGGCTGGCACTGGCCGCGATCCTCGGCGTCTTCGCCGTCATGGCCGCCACCTCGGATGGCCTCCAACAGCTCGCCGGCACCGCCGTCGTGGTGGCGGCGCTGGCCGGCGCGGCCCACCTCAAGCGCCGCCGCGACCAGCGGACCGTGCCCACCCCGTAG
- a CDS encoding SpoIIE family protein phosphatase produces MAYDDGFPRTEAVQEVTARVLGASGAELTAVYVLAEGHDDLQLAEMVGGSGVPVSLPTSYPLSGDSPVTRAFRTGLPQWPTPADLAGKEAAPPPDHGGEERRAGTLPATGSAGVLPLGGGTRRLGCLVVVDQAVNAFDADRRHLLELHADQVAAGLEAVAARTMARTERRSLLGPGLDTLRGGAFSLTLRTGRMDADAQVLELFGIAREDFDRRVETLLERTAPDDVPALLAIVEPGGVPVAGQQLSFRIRRPNGELRWLSLRCRVLIGASGAPDRMLGVVADASYLRPSADEVSVVQRLAAALANAGTIRDVSRAVVATLRAPLSADRIAVAELEADRLVVTVLDPPAPEAWPASWQSEWRSEWPDASLQALPTLEGVLRGGHVAVWPPGAGLETGLGGIGPGGLAVLPLPAEGRIVGVCLIGWDAEHRFGPEERSLLTATAGLVGQALVRAHAQDAWHELGTMLQRSLLPRKLPKLAGGVAEVRYLPATMGLELGGDWYDVIPLSDGHVALVIGDVEGHSAGAATIMGQMRTAIRAYAVEGHPPDVVIAHANRLLLGMETDLFATCCYVDLDMEEGIAWFVRAGHLPPLLRYPDGSTEELPVEGGPPLGVSEEAEFPLTEVGLAPGAVLVLLTDGLAESASLPLEEGLRRVREVLGAADPADAGRLADDLVGSGKRRDDDVAVLVLRYDGMRVRPTRARWAVWRLPDAVMHARRFTGRTLRTWGVQELDVALLVVSELVTNAIAHTQGEVQLDLTLVAGRLRIAVNDASPRAPVKPVSVDWEATGGRGLLLVEAMSESWGSVPLSGGKQVWSEICLPPGERVGGTGA; encoded by the coding sequence GTGGCTTACGACGACGGCTTCCCCCGTACGGAGGCGGTGCAGGAAGTGACCGCGCGGGTCCTTGGGGCTTCCGGGGCTGAGCTGACCGCCGTCTACGTGCTGGCCGAAGGACACGACGACCTCCAGCTGGCCGAGATGGTCGGCGGCTCCGGGGTCCCGGTCAGTCTGCCGACGAGCTACCCGCTGTCCGGCGACTCCCCGGTCACCCGGGCCTTCCGCACCGGACTCCCCCAGTGGCCGACACCGGCGGACCTCGCCGGGAAGGAAGCCGCTCCTCCCCCGGACCACGGCGGCGAGGAGCGCCGTGCCGGCACGCTGCCGGCCACCGGCTCGGCCGGCGTGCTGCCCCTGGGCGGAGGCACCAGACGGCTGGGCTGCCTGGTCGTGGTGGACCAGGCGGTGAACGCCTTCGACGCCGACCGCCGCCATCTGCTGGAGCTGCACGCCGACCAGGTGGCCGCGGGGCTGGAGGCGGTCGCGGCGCGGACCATGGCGCGGACGGAGCGCCGTTCGCTGCTGGGTCCTGGCCTGGACACCCTGCGCGGCGGCGCGTTCAGCCTGACGCTGCGCACCGGGCGGATGGACGCGGACGCCCAGGTGCTGGAGTTGTTCGGCATAGCCCGCGAGGACTTCGACCGACGGGTGGAGACCCTGCTGGAGCGGACCGCCCCCGACGACGTACCGGCGCTGCTGGCGATCGTGGAGCCGGGCGGGGTGCCGGTCGCCGGGCAGCAGCTGTCGTTCCGTATCCGCCGGCCCAACGGTGAGCTGCGCTGGCTGAGTCTGCGCTGCCGGGTGCTGATCGGGGCGAGCGGTGCGCCGGATCGGATGCTGGGAGTCGTCGCGGACGCCTCGTATCTGCGGCCCAGCGCCGACGAGGTCTCCGTCGTGCAGCGGCTGGCGGCCGCGCTGGCCAACGCGGGCACCATCCGGGACGTCAGCCGGGCCGTGGTCGCGACGCTCCGCGCGCCGCTGTCCGCGGACCGGATCGCGGTGGCGGAACTGGAGGCGGACCGGCTGGTGGTGACCGTTCTCGACCCGCCGGCGCCCGAGGCGTGGCCGGCGTCATGGCAGTCCGAGTGGCGGTCGGAGTGGCCGGACGCCTCGTTGCAGGCGCTGCCGACGCTGGAGGGCGTGCTCCGGGGCGGGCACGTGGCCGTGTGGCCGCCGGGCGCGGGCCTCGAAACGGGCCTGGGGGGTATCGGGCCGGGCGGCCTTGCCGTCCTGCCGCTGCCGGCCGAGGGCCGGATCGTGGGCGTCTGCCTGATCGGGTGGGACGCGGAGCACCGGTTCGGGCCGGAGGAGCGGTCGCTGCTGACGGCGACCGCCGGTCTGGTGGGGCAGGCGCTGGTGCGGGCCCACGCGCAGGACGCCTGGCACGAACTCGGCACGATGCTCCAGCGCAGCCTGCTGCCCCGCAAGTTGCCGAAGCTGGCCGGCGGGGTGGCCGAGGTCCGCTATCTCCCCGCCACGATGGGGCTGGAGCTGGGCGGCGACTGGTACGACGTGATTCCGCTCTCCGACGGCCATGTGGCGCTGGTCATCGGCGATGTGGAGGGGCACAGTGCGGGCGCCGCGACGATCATGGGCCAGATGCGGACGGCCATCAGGGCCTACGCGGTGGAGGGCCATCCGCCCGACGTGGTGATCGCGCACGCCAACCGGCTCCTCCTCGGCATGGAGACCGACCTCTTCGCCACCTGCTGCTATGTCGACCTGGACATGGAGGAGGGCATCGCCTGGTTCGTCCGGGCCGGGCACCTGCCGCCGCTGCTGCGGTACCCGGACGGCAGTACGGAGGAGTTGCCGGTCGAGGGCGGGCCGCCGCTGGGGGTGTCCGAGGAGGCCGAATTCCCGCTGACCGAGGTGGGGCTGGCCCCCGGCGCGGTACTGGTGCTGCTGACCGACGGCCTGGCCGAGTCGGCCAGCCTCCCCCTGGAAGAAGGGCTGCGCCGGGTGCGCGAGGTGCTGGGTGCGGCCGACCCCGCCGATGCCGGGCGGCTGGCCGACGACCTCGTCGGCAGCGGCAAGCGGCGCGACGACGACGTGGCGGTGCTGGTCCTGCGCTACGACGGGATGCGGGTCCGCCCGACCCGGGCCCGCTGGGCGGTGTGGCGGCTCCCCGACGCCGTCATGCACGCCCGCCGCTTCACCGGCCGCACACTGCGCACCTGGGGCGTGCAGGAGCTGGACGTGGCGCTGCTGGTGGTCTCCGAGTTGGTCACCAATGCCATCGCGCACACCCAGGGCGAGGTGCAGCTGGATCTGACGCTGGTCGCCGGCCGGCTGCGGATCGCCGTCAACGACGCCTCTCCCCGGGCCCCGGTCAAGCCGGTCAGCGTGGACTGGGAGGCGACCGGTGGCCGGGGACTGCTGCTGGTCGAGGCGATGTCGGAGTCCTGGGGCTCGGTGCCGCTGAGCGGCGGCAAGCAGGTGTGGAGCGAGATCTGCCTGCCCCCGGGCGAACGGGTCGGCGGGACGGGAGCGTGA
- a CDS encoding cytochrome P450, with amino-acid sequence MTPPSPNSAHHDSTLAPPPGCPAHAYPAPGGKVRLYGPEYEADPMRVFEQLRATHGAVAPVLLTGDLPGWLVLGYREILEVLRTPSRFSHDSRIWNQLRENRVPQDSPMLPVIAWRPDCRFADGEEHQRLRGAINESMGRFDRRGIRRYVTRFTHQLIDNFAADGRAELVTQFAQQLPMIVLTQMLGMPEEYGPRIVEAATELVKGSVKAVASNQYIMEVLAELVARKHTAPGPDLASWLIDHPAKLNDEEIVNHLWLVLIAANENTTSLMASTLRMVLTDQRFRASLTGGHMTLPDAVEQVLWDEPPTTVVPARWATDDTELAEHSIRAGDMLVLGVAAGNLDSAVRPDLNTPMHGNRSHLAFGGGPHECPGRDVARAIADTAIDTLLMRLPDVQLLVLEDELSWRSTSWTRHLVALPVQFAPRRVDPTPVARSSRSTAARPTPDSASVAAAGTEQSPSVHTRQPRRSWWQAVKRRLLRS; translated from the coding sequence GTGACGCCCCCTTCCCCCAATTCCGCCCACCACGACTCGACGCTTGCCCCGCCCCCGGGCTGCCCCGCCCACGCCTACCCGGCTCCCGGTGGCAAGGTGCGGTTGTACGGCCCCGAGTACGAAGCCGATCCGATGCGCGTCTTCGAGCAGTTGCGCGCCACGCACGGAGCGGTGGCCCCGGTCCTGCTCACCGGAGATCTGCCCGGCTGGCTGGTCCTCGGCTACCGCGAGATCCTGGAGGTGCTGCGGACGCCGAGCCGGTTCTCCCACGACTCCCGGATCTGGAACCAGTTGAGGGAAAACCGCGTTCCGCAGGACTCCCCCATGCTGCCGGTGATCGCCTGGCGCCCCGACTGCCGGTTCGCCGACGGCGAGGAACACCAGCGGCTGCGCGGCGCGATCAACGAGAGCATGGGGCGATTCGACCGGCGCGGCATCCGCCGCTACGTCACCCGCTTCACCCACCAGCTGATCGACAACTTCGCCGCCGACGGCCGCGCAGAGCTGGTGACGCAGTTCGCGCAGCAACTCCCCATGATCGTCCTCACGCAGATGCTGGGGATGCCGGAGGAGTACGGGCCGCGCATCGTGGAGGCAGCCACTGAACTGGTAAAGGGCTCCGTGAAGGCGGTCGCCAGCAACCAGTACATCATGGAGGTGCTGGCGGAACTCGTGGCGCGCAAGCACACCGCGCCCGGCCCCGACCTCGCGTCGTGGCTCATCGACCACCCCGCCAAGCTGAACGACGAGGAGATCGTCAATCACCTGTGGCTGGTCCTCATCGCCGCCAACGAGAACACCACCAGCCTGATGGCGAGCACGCTGCGGATGGTGCTCACCGATCAGCGTTTCCGCGCCTCGCTGACGGGTGGTCATATGACGCTGCCCGATGCCGTGGAACAGGTGCTGTGGGACGAGCCCCCGACCACCGTGGTCCCCGCCCGCTGGGCCACGGATGACACCGAGCTCGCCGAGCATTCCATCCGGGCCGGAGACATGCTGGTGCTCGGCGTGGCTGCCGGGAACCTCGACTCGGCGGTCCGTCCCGATCTCAACACGCCGATGCACGGCAACCGTTCCCACCTCGCCTTCGGAGGCGGGCCGCACGAGTGCCCTGGCCGCGACGTGGCACGTGCCATCGCCGACACGGCCATCGACACCCTGTTGATGCGGCTGCCCGATGTCCAACTGTTGGTCCTTGAGGACGAGTTGAGCTGGCGATCCACCAGTTGGACCCGCCATCTGGTGGCGCTTCCCGTGCAGTTCGCTCCGCGCCGGGTCGACCCCACCCCGGTTGCCCGTAGCTCTCGGAGCACCGCGGCACGGCCCACTCCGGATTCGGCCTCCGTAGCGGCCGCCGGAACCGAGCAGTCGCCGTCCGTCCACACGCGGCAGCCCCGGCGGTCTTGGTGGCAGGCGGTGAAGCGGCGGTTGCTGCGCTCGTAG
- a CDS encoding phytoene/squalene synthase family protein encodes MSTWTTMLDAAGVQDPQLRDDFTQQRSLVARYRRASYVAVRLLLPRPLVPHVIAAVAFMHHTDNLLDHGPAAERRDAYTAWEESVRKALATGTGDHPVIRPLLHTAAQHPQLTGHVEDFLAAATTDLEFTGFATESDYQRYLDEYSLPAFLMVACLLAPGEESADYRAACRVYIDGSQRLDFVNDLAEDLADERLTIPQDTLLRHGVTRTDLERAQDTPEVRALLRDLLQQARASLADSRQVATLLPPAHRPFVRALTALEVATADAALAKGPALLTASARPPVTTALKTLLREYRHARRFRHSPTGCL; translated from the coding sequence ATGAGTACGTGGACCACCATGCTGGACGCCGCAGGCGTCCAGGACCCGCAGCTGCGCGACGACTTCACCCAACAGCGCTCGCTGGTGGCCCGCTACCGCCGCGCCTCGTATGTCGCGGTCCGGCTGCTCCTCCCGCGCCCACTGGTCCCCCACGTGATAGCCGCCGTGGCCTTCATGCACCACACCGACAACCTCCTCGACCACGGCCCCGCGGCCGAGCGCCGCGACGCCTACACGGCGTGGGAAGAGTCGGTACGCAAGGCCCTCGCCACCGGCACCGGCGACCACCCCGTGATCCGCCCCCTCCTGCACACCGCCGCCCAGCACCCCCAACTCACCGGCCACGTCGAAGACTTCCTCGCCGCAGCCACCACCGACCTCGAATTCACCGGCTTCGCCACGGAGTCGGACTACCAGCGCTATCTCGACGAGTACTCCCTGCCCGCTTTCCTGATGGTCGCCTGCCTGCTCGCCCCTGGCGAGGAATCGGCCGACTACCGTGCCGCCTGCCGCGTCTACATCGACGGCAGCCAGCGCCTCGACTTCGTCAACGACCTCGCCGAGGACCTGGCCGACGAACGCCTGACGATCCCTCAGGACACCTTGCTGCGGCACGGCGTGACCCGCACCGACCTCGAACGCGCCCAGGACACCCCCGAAGTCCGCGCCCTGTTGCGCGACCTCCTCCAGCAGGCCCGCGCCTCACTGGCCGACAGCCGCCAGGTGGCCACACTCCTGCCACCCGCCCACCGCCCGTTCGTCAGGGCCCTGACCGCCCTCGAAGTGGCCACCGCGGACGCAGCCTTGGCCAAGGGCCCCGCCCTCCTGACCGCCTCGGCCCGCCCTCCCGTCACCACGGCGCTCAAGACCCTCCTGCGCGAATACCGCCACGCGCGCCGATTTCGCCACTCCCCCACCGGGTGCCTCTAG
- a CDS encoding sugar ABC transporter substrate-binding protein, translating to MERTRRRAAVAALAGLCLVAVPVACGEAPGAHGPVGPSGGPLRIGVLLPDNTSRFYHFDKPMIEKRIHQLCRECRVETVSAQHEVATQQQQMDAMVTKEVNVLILDAVDTKSLREPVENAHRAGIRIVAYDRLVEGPISGYVSFDGAQVGRLQGEALLTALGARARGDRIVMMNGAATDPNSAWFKRGALSVLQGRVRIAKSYNTAGWRPESANSNMAAAISALGPQQIDGVYSANDGLAAGIIAALKAAKISPLPPITGQDAELPAIQRLVTGEQYMTVQKPFAPEADTAAAMAVALARGRSLGGIATHRVDSPTTRGIPAVLLTPVAVTVHDIKDTVVKDGMYTVAQICTPKYAAACAKAGLTT from the coding sequence ATGGAGCGAACGCGCCGGCGCGCCGCCGTCGCCGCCCTGGCCGGACTGTGCCTGGTGGCGGTCCCGGTGGCCTGCGGCGAGGCCCCCGGGGCGCATGGGCCGGTCGGGCCCTCCGGCGGGCCGTTGCGGATCGGCGTGCTGCTCCCCGACAACACCTCGCGCTTCTACCACTTCGACAAGCCCATGATCGAGAAGAGGATCCACCAGCTGTGCCGGGAGTGCCGGGTGGAGACCGTCAGCGCGCAGCACGAGGTGGCCACCCAGCAGCAGCAGATGGACGCGATGGTCACCAAGGAGGTGAACGTGCTGATCCTCGACGCCGTCGACACCAAGTCGCTGCGCGAACCGGTCGAGAACGCACACCGGGCCGGCATCCGGATCGTCGCCTACGACCGCCTCGTGGAGGGCCCGATATCGGGTTACGTCTCCTTCGACGGCGCGCAGGTCGGCCGGCTCCAGGGCGAGGCGCTGCTGACGGCGCTCGGCGCCAGGGCGCGCGGCGACCGGATCGTCATGATGAACGGCGCGGCCACCGACCCCAACTCCGCCTGGTTCAAACGGGGCGCGCTGTCCGTGCTCCAGGGCAGGGTGCGGATCGCGAAGTCGTACAACACCGCCGGCTGGCGGCCGGAGTCGGCCAACAGCAACATGGCCGCCGCCATCTCGGCCCTCGGCCCCCAGCAGATCGACGGCGTCTACTCCGCCAACGACGGCCTCGCCGCGGGCATCATCGCCGCGCTCAAGGCCGCGAAGATCAGTCCGCTGCCCCCGATCACCGGCCAGGACGCCGAACTCCCCGCCATTCAGCGGCTCGTCACCGGCGAGCAGTACATGACCGTCCAGAAACCCTTCGCGCCCGAGGCCGACACCGCCGCCGCCATGGCCGTCGCGCTGGCCCGCGGCCGGAGCCTCGGCGGCATCGCCACCCACCGCGTCGACAGTCCCACCACCCGCGGCATCCCGGCCGTGCTGCTCACCCCGGTGGCGGTGACCGTCCACGACATCAAGGACACCGTGGTCAAGGACGGTATGTACACCGTCGCCCAGATCTGCACCCCCAAGTACGCGGCCGCCTGCGCGAAGGCGGGTCTCACCACGTAA
- a CDS encoding sugar ABC transporter permease has protein sequence MSRPRILTLPLPLRRNRAAAPDHRPPSGPDHRPPSEPGVQNPLQALSRRFHSGELGAVPVVLGLVVVWVIFQSLNGNFLSPRNLSALSVDIVGIGMISTGIVFVLLLGEIDLSVGSVSGLAAAAFAVLNVNEGVPEGPALLLTVLAGTAIGAIHGFFFVKVGVPAFVVTLAGLLGWNGLMLYLLGSSGTINLDDKGLVAMLTGYYFTHVAVAYGVAALGTAGYFLASYRDVRRRRDAGVPTRSLREIILRTGVIAVISLAAAYVLNQFLGLPLALLIFLVFLVGLDHVLLRTRYGRMIFALGGSVEAARRTGLNVDRVRISVFMVSGTMAAIGGLFLASRVTSATQTSGAGNLLMDAIAAAVIGGTSLFGGRGRTWSALLGVLVIQSIASGVALLGVQPAVQFMITGGVLLVAVVIDSLSRRAQRAHGRV, from the coding sequence ATGAGCCGCCCTCGGATACTGACACTGCCCCTGCCGCTGCGCCGCAACCGGGCGGCCGCCCCGGACCACCGGCCCCCGTCCGGGCCGGACCACCGGCCCCCGTCCGAGCCGGGCGTGCAGAACCCGCTCCAGGCGCTCTCGCGCAGGTTCCACAGCGGCGAACTCGGCGCGGTCCCCGTCGTCCTGGGCCTGGTGGTGGTGTGGGTCATCTTCCAGAGCCTCAACGGGAACTTCCTCTCACCGCGCAACCTGTCCGCCCTGAGCGTGGACATCGTCGGCATCGGCATGATCTCGACGGGCATCGTCTTCGTGCTGCTGCTCGGTGAGATCGATCTGTCGGTCGGCTCGGTGAGCGGCCTGGCCGCGGCGGCGTTCGCGGTGCTCAACGTGAACGAGGGCGTGCCGGAAGGTCCGGCGCTGCTGCTCACGGTGCTCGCCGGCACCGCGATCGGAGCGATCCACGGGTTCTTCTTCGTCAAGGTCGGCGTGCCCGCCTTCGTGGTCACCCTCGCCGGCCTGCTCGGCTGGAACGGGCTGATGCTCTACCTGCTGGGCTCGAGCGGCACCATCAACCTCGACGACAAGGGCCTGGTCGCCATGCTGACCGGCTACTACTTCACCCATGTCGCCGTCGCGTACGGCGTGGCGGCCCTCGGCACCGCCGGCTACTTCCTCGCGTCCTACCGCGACGTACGGCGCCGGCGAGACGCCGGGGTGCCGACCCGTTCGCTGCGCGAGATCATCCTGCGCACCGGCGTCATCGCGGTGATCTCACTGGCCGCGGCCTATGTCCTCAACCAGTTCCTGGGCCTACCCCTGGCCCTGCTGATCTTCCTCGTCTTCCTCGTGGGGCTCGACCACGTCCTGCTCCGCACGCGCTACGGACGGATGATCTTCGCGCTCGGCGGCAGCGTCGAGGCCGCCCGCCGTACCGGACTCAACGTGGACCGGGTACGGATCTCCGTCTTCATGGTCTCGGGCACGATGGCCGCGATCGGCGGCCTGTTCCTGGCCTCCCGCGTCACCTCGGCCACCCAGACGTCCGGCGCCGGCAATCTGCTCATGGACGCCATCGCCGCCGCGGTCATCGGCGGCACCAGCCTCTTCGGCGGCCGCGGCCGGACCTGGTCGGCGCTGCTGGGCGTGCTGGTCATCCAGTCGATCGCCTCCGGCGTCGCACTGCTGGGCGTCCAGCCCGCCGTGCAGTTCATGATCACCGGCGGTGTACTGCTGGTCGCGGTGGTCATCGACTCCCTCTCCCGCCGGGCACAACGGGCCCATGGGCGGGTGTGA